Proteins encoded in a region of the Leptolyngbya subtilissima AS-A7 genome:
- a CDS encoding peptidase E, which produces MAGQIIAAGGGGFSAITNDLALERYILGQSNNSQLPRVCLLATATGDSDSYIEKFYRAFNSLNCRPIHVPLFKQTPDLESTLLAQDVIYIGGGNTKSMLAVWREWGVPDILHQAWSRGIILSGSSAGAICWFQQGITDSWANRLEVMECLGWFPGSCCPHYDAEPERQPTYHHFLKTGEAQPGYGIPEWSALHFKGDQVFKAISSRADATVYQLTVENGLIKEVPLKMERIS; this is translated from the coding sequence ATGGCAGGTCAAATCATTGCAGCAGGTGGTGGTGGCTTTTCCGCGATCACAAACGATCTGGCTTTAGAACGATACATTCTGGGTCAAAGTAATAACTCCCAATTGCCAAGGGTTTGTCTTTTGGCAACCGCAACTGGGGACTCAGATTCTTATATTGAGAAATTTTATAGGGCATTTAATAGTTTGAACTGCCGCCCTATTCACGTGCCACTTTTTAAGCAGACACCCGATTTAGAATCTACTCTTTTAGCACAGGATGTTATTTATATAGGCGGGGGGAATACTAAAAGTATGCTTGCAGTCTGGAGAGAATGGGGGGTGCCGGATATCCTCCATCAGGCATGGTCAAGAGGAATTATTTTGTCAGGCAGTAGCGCTGGAGCTATTTGTTGGTTTCAGCAGGGAATCACTGATTCATGGGCCAATAGATTGGAAGTCATGGAGTGTCTTGGATGGTTTCCAGGCAGTTGCTGTCCCCATTACGATGCAGAGCCTGAACGTCAGCCAACTTATCATCATTTTTTGAAGACTGGTGAAGCGCAACCGGGCTATGGTATTCCGGAGTGGAGTGCTTTACATTTCAAGGGAGATCAAGTTTTTAAGGCTATTTCTTCTCGTGCTGATGCAACGGTTTATCAGCTCACTGTAGAGAATGGGCTGATCAAGGAAGTCCCTTTGAAAATGGAAAGGATTTCTTAA
- a CDS encoding nitrile hydratase accessory protein, producing MQIKFEQFAAASMLGSADSPPRDNGEILFQRPWEGRAFGMAIALSKKGHYEWEDFRQGLIASIAEWEATHCKDDPDWDYYLRWLASLESLVLESSLVSEEELEERTRQMLVEANETSI from the coding sequence ATGCAGATTAAATTTGAACAGTTCGCAGCAGCTAGTATGCTGGGTAGCGCTGATTCTCCCCCACGCGATAATGGGGAGATTCTATTTCAAAGGCCCTGGGAAGGCCGTGCCTTTGGAATGGCAATTGCTTTGTCTAAAAAAGGACATTACGAGTGGGAAGACTTTCGGCAGGGGCTCATAGCATCAATCGCTGAGTGGGAAGCAACTCACTGCAAAGATGACCCAGATTGGGATTATTATCTTCGTTGGCTTGCATCTCTAGAGAGTTTAGTACTTGAGTCTTCCCTTGTCAGCGAAGAGGAGTTAGAAGAACGAACTCGTCAGATGCTGGTTGAGGCCAATGAAACCTCGATTTAA
- a CDS encoding HupE/UreJ family protein — protein MASKITGIKYRAGLGLSSVVKLVIGISALLVIAFPAYAHHPSGGAISTTFMEGFLSGLGHPIIGFDHLVFVISVGLLASTVARGFWIPIVFVSTALVGTGLHLMMVNIPMVEVVISASVLVSGILLAKLEKPGTAIIIVLAGIAGLFHGYAYGEAIIGATAVPLAAYLAGFTLIQAIISLIAFKVATKAMKPSVSYPDFLRLAGYIAVGAGMAFMAASF, from the coding sequence GTGGCGTCAAAGATTACTGGCATTAAGTATCGGGCTGGCTTGGGTCTTAGCAGCGTTGTAAAGCTTGTTATAGGCATCTCTGCCCTTCTAGTGATAGCTTTTCCCGCCTATGCCCATCACCCGTCTGGAGGTGCAATATCGACTACTTTTATGGAGGGTTTTTTGTCAGGGCTTGGCCACCCGATCATTGGATTTGATCATCTAGTTTTTGTCATATCTGTGGGATTGCTAGCGTCAACTGTTGCCAGAGGTTTCTGGATTCCTATTGTGTTTGTCTCAACAGCTCTTGTAGGAACCGGGCTTCACTTAATGATGGTGAATATACCTATGGTTGAAGTAGTTATTTCAGCTTCAGTGCTTGTCTCTGGCATCTTGCTAGCAAAGCTAGAGAAGCCTGGCACAGCCATCATTATCGTTCTGGCAGGTATTGCAGGATTGTTTCATGGCTATGCTTATGGAGAAGCTATTATTGGCGCTACGGCAGTTCCTTTAGCAGCTTATCTAGCTGGGTTTACTTTGATTCAGGCAATTATTTCTTTAATTGCCTTCAAGGTAGCTACAAAAGCCATGAAGCCCAGCGTTAGCTACCCTGATTTTCTACGTTTAGCCGGATACATTGCTGTAGGGGCTGGAATGGCATTTATGGCTGCTAGCTTTTAA
- the cas12k gene encoding type V CRISPR-associated protein Cas12k (Type V-K CRISPR systems have also been known as with the large Cas12k protein, has also been known as type V-U5, and Cas12k as C2c5.) has protein sequence MGVITIQCQLTALVATRQYVWNLMAHFNTPLVSELMQVIPLQTEFENWRQAGKIPARAIRDLCASLRQDERFSGQPGRFYSSAAMIVAYTYDAWFALQASRQQRLDGLKRWIDILKSDADILELCSLDWDSFRASAKEILQRVIDQLQADQPKLPLSRRGSQQQRERSDRTVSKRQLVNQLFELYDESSSLLTRCVAVHLLKNGCAVLEKPEKPERYQHMLLSKQKAAKRLEEQLASRLPKGRDLTDKTFLEALELLTHQIPNSAAELAQWKAQLLRKPNPLPYPILYGSNNDLTWFVEERPRGKGKPPKQQICVKFNGLGEHVFKVQCDRRQHHYFQRFVQDWDVYKRGKGPISGSLLLLRTASLLWKPANQSSHQPTGNPWQDNYLYLHCQIDTQLLTREGIEQKRQKKLNSTQNPNLYPPDSASKVAKQRQGHLNRLQPIEQYPIPLPSREPHEGQPHLILGVSFALQHPVTLAVVDLRSKQSLYYRSTRQLLKTTNAKTDQSHLLRQQKIQQQRHNHERHKALKREHYAPYQEANLGNYLNQVLAKRVVDAAYQAQVSAIVLPETRGLRDKLEAQLRAQAAIKIVGSVAAQKRYARAASLRLHHWSYNQLAELIKSKAAKLGIPVEVVPALVADNPQETARNVALSAYYRRQAATK, from the coding sequence ATGGGTGTTATCACAATTCAGTGTCAGTTGACAGCTTTAGTAGCTACCCGACAATATGTCTGGAATTTGATGGCTCATTTCAACACACCATTGGTTTCAGAATTAATGCAGGTTATCCCTCTCCAAACTGAATTCGAAAATTGGAGACAAGCTGGCAAGATTCCTGCTAGGGCAATTCGCGATCTCTGTGCATCCCTCCGGCAAGATGAGCGCTTTTCCGGCCAGCCAGGCCGCTTTTATAGCTCTGCTGCAATGATTGTGGCCTATACCTACGATGCCTGGTTTGCCCTCCAAGCGTCCCGCCAGCAGCGGCTTGATGGTCTCAAACGCTGGATCGACATCCTGAAGAGCGATGCCGATATATTGGAACTATGCAGTTTAGATTGGGACTCCTTTCGGGCCAGCGCAAAGGAAATCTTACAGAGGGTCATAGATCAGCTTCAAGCAGACCAGCCCAAACTTCCTCTGTCTCGTAGAGGCAGCCAACAGCAGCGCGAACGAAGTGACAGAACCGTTTCAAAACGCCAGTTAGTCAATCAGCTCTTTGAGCTTTACGACGAATCCTCCTCTCTGCTAACCCGCTGTGTCGCTGTTCATTTGCTCAAGAATGGCTGTGCAGTGTTAGAAAAACCAGAGAAGCCCGAACGCTATCAGCACATGCTGCTGAGCAAGCAAAAAGCCGCTAAGCGCCTAGAAGAACAGCTGGCAAGCAGACTCCCCAAGGGCCGAGACTTGACCGATAAGACCTTTTTGGAAGCCCTGGAATTACTCACTCACCAGATCCCCAACAGCGCAGCAGAGCTAGCTCAGTGGAAGGCCCAACTGCTAAGGAAACCCAATCCCCTCCCCTATCCCATCTTGTATGGCAGCAATAATGACCTGACCTGGTTTGTGGAAGAAAGACCCCGAGGTAAAGGTAAACCGCCCAAGCAACAAATCTGCGTCAAATTCAACGGGCTGGGCGAACATGTGTTTAAGGTGCAGTGTGATCGCAGACAGCATCATTACTTCCAGCGGTTTGTACAGGATTGGGATGTCTACAAGCGTGGCAAAGGCCCCATCTCCGGCAGCCTTCTCCTCCTCCGTACCGCCAGCCTGCTCTGGAAACCAGCTAACCAGTCATCCCACCAACCTACCGGGAATCCTTGGCAGGATAACTACCTTTACCTCCACTGCCAGATTGATACCCAGCTTTTAACCCGTGAGGGGATCGAGCAGAAGCGGCAGAAAAAACTCAACAGCACTCAAAACCCCAACCTTTACCCACCCGACTCTGCCAGCAAAGTCGCGAAACAACGCCAAGGACATCTAAATCGCCTCCAGCCTATCGAGCAGTATCCTATTCCCCTGCCCAGTCGGGAGCCCCACGAAGGACAACCCCACCTAATCCTAGGCGTCAGCTTTGCCTTGCAGCACCCCGTCACTCTAGCCGTGGTCGATCTACGGAGCAAACAATCCCTCTACTATCGATCAACTCGGCAACTGCTCAAAACCACCAATGCCAAAACCGATCAGTCCCATCTCCTCCGACAGCAAAAGATCCAGCAACAGCGCCATAACCATGAACGCCATAAAGCCCTAAAACGGGAGCACTATGCTCCCTACCAAGAAGCCAACTTAGGCAACTATCTCAATCAAGTCTTGGCTAAACGGGTTGTAGATGCCGCCTACCAAGCCCAGGTGTCGGCTATCGTGCTGCCCGAGACCAGAGGCTTAAGAGACAAACTAGAAGCCCAGCTCCGAGCCCAAGCCGCTATCAAGATTGTCGGTTCGGTAGCGGCCCAAAAGCGCTATGCTCGCGCTGCTAGCCTGCGCTTGCACCACTGGAGCTACAACCAGCTAGCAGAGCTGATCAAAAGCAAAGCTGCCAAGCTGGGCATTCCAGTTGAGGTTGTTCCCGCACTGGTTGCAGACAATCCCCAAGAGACTGCCCGCAATGTTGCTCTATCGGCTTACTACCGCCGTCAGGCAGCAACAAAATAG
- a CDS encoding AbrB family transcriptional regulator, with product MAVKSKELLTGKALLAKVKENDGLSKRELAKECGYFTVGKEGQTRANLAEFYDALLAAKGIQLEPENGKADGRGREPSYTLTVHKNGQIVIGAAYTQEMGLKTGDEFTIKLGYKHLHLKQIDADSNDDEA from the coding sequence ATGGCAGTAAAAAGTAAAGAGCTCCTGACTGGTAAGGCTCTCTTGGCCAAGGTCAAGGAGAATGATGGCCTCTCTAAACGGGAACTTGCTAAGGAGTGTGGCTACTTCACAGTCGGTAAAGAAGGGCAAACCCGTGCGAATCTGGCTGAGTTTTATGATGCTCTCCTAGCCGCCAAGGGAATTCAGCTTGAGCCGGAAAATGGTAAGGCGGATGGCAGGGGTCGGGAGCCGTCTTACACTTTAACGGTTCACAAGAATGGTCAGATTGTGATTGGCGCAGCTTACACCCAAGAGATGGGCCTTAAGACCGGGGATGAGTTCACTATTAAGCTAGGCTATAAGCACCTTCATTTGAAGCAGATAGATGCTGATAGCAATGATGATGAAGCCTAA
- a CDS encoding helix-turn-helix domain-containing protein produces MENSSQADIKVLFGKAVRRRRRELDISQEALAERAGMNRTYVSSVERGERNPTLESIDHFARALDITVSRLFVDYGIEDAE; encoded by the coding sequence GTGGAAAACAGCAGTCAAGCCGATATTAAAGTCCTTTTTGGCAAAGCCGTTCGTCGTCGCCGAAGAGAGTTAGATATTTCTCAAGAAGCGCTGGCCGAAAGGGCTGGTATGAATCGAACCTACGTTTCGAGCGTCGAGCGAGGTGAGCGCAATCCGACCCTTGAATCGATTGACCACTTTGCCAGAGCCTTAGACATCACGGTCTCAAGACTGTTTGTTGATTATGGAATTGAGGATGCGGAGTAA
- a CDS encoding DUF1097 domain-containing protein: protein MPKSEWFEKLGKGRSMKKLDAYSVSIGVLGAVDTFLTATVILVPVWVTFIAWASFFILGGKSSGLKQSIASNLTGIVIASLTLLAITALGANPFIAAVCVGLGSAAMVQASKVPLLTVIPAIVWGFASTVGTTVATGVPITTVGLANPGLVAAAAMILGGLFGYLSEFWGDAMTTSEVTAVRNQTRA from the coding sequence TTGCCAAAAAGTGAGTGGTTTGAAAAATTAGGAAAAGGTCGTTCCATGAAGAAGCTAGATGCCTATAGTGTCAGTATCGGAGTATTAGGTGCTGTAGATACTTTTCTCACAGCAACAGTGATTCTTGTGCCAGTTTGGGTCACGTTTATTGCCTGGGCATCGTTTTTCATTTTAGGAGGGAAGTCATCTGGCCTCAAACAAAGTATTGCTTCCAATTTGACAGGCATTGTGATTGCCTCGCTCACTTTGCTTGCGATCACCGCTTTGGGTGCAAATCCGTTTATTGCCGCCGTCTGTGTTGGATTGGGAAGTGCTGCCATGGTCCAGGCATCTAAAGTTCCTCTACTTACTGTAATCCCTGCAATTGTTTGGGGATTTGCTTCAACAGTGGGAACTACTGTTGCTACAGGAGTTCCTATTACTACGGTGGGTTTGGCCAATCCAGGTTTAGTAGCGGCAGCAGCAATGATTTTAGGGGGGCTATTTGGTTATCTCTCTGAGTTTTGGGGTGATGCTATGACAACAAGCGAAGTTACCGCCGTAAGGAATCAAACTCGCGCTTAA
- a CDS encoding SAM-dependent methyltransferase, which yields MAKRTRYIAIRTRFFDDLLLATPPQLSKPQVVILGSGLDTRAYRLPWPPATRLYEVDMPGVLDYKANALGTIKPNCCHHLIAGDLENFQTGWIARLLEAGLRQEIPTIWILEGVVMYLPEPSAHSLLRTVAALSRPGSVLGIDGVNSGSILAAQSAKNANRGRVVRHWQFGCDEPQQLLKDYGWSAEVSQPQDIGIAHGRYPESMPVTAEVGGHQQERGVWLVKARKDQ from the coding sequence ATCGCCAAGCGCACTCGCTACATTGCCATTCGTACCCGGTTCTTCGATGACCTGCTGCTAGCCACTCCGCCCCAGTTGTCTAAACCTCAAGTTGTCATCCTTGGCTCAGGACTTGATACCCGAGCCTATCGGTTGCCCTGGCCACCCGCTACCAGGCTTTATGAAGTCGATATGCCAGGGGTTCTAGACTACAAGGCTAATGCCCTAGGGACCATTAAGCCGAACTGTTGCCACCACCTCATTGCGGGTGACTTGGAAAATTTTCAGACAGGTTGGATCGCTCGACTACTAGAGGCAGGTTTAAGGCAAGAAATTCCAACTATCTGGATCCTCGAAGGCGTTGTTATGTACCTGCCAGAACCCTCAGCTCATTCTCTACTGAGGACTGTTGCAGCGTTGAGCCGCCCTGGTAGTGTGCTGGGTATAGATGGGGTGAACAGCGGTTCTATACTGGCAGCTCAGAGCGCTAAGAACGCCAACCGGGGGCGAGTAGTACGCCACTGGCAGTTTGGCTGCGACGAGCCCCAGCAGCTTCTAAAGGACTATGGCTGGAGTGCCGAGGTGAGCCAACCCCAGGATATTGGCATTGCTCACGGTAGATACCCAGAGTCCATGCCAGTTACAGCTGAGGTGGGTGGACACCAGCAGGAGAGAGGGGTTTGGTTGGTAAAGGCTAGGAAAGACCAGTGA
- a CDS encoding CobW family GTP-binding protein, which translates to MSLNASPIPVSVITGYLGSGKTTLLNRMLTEEHGKRIAVIVNEFGEVGIDSQLVIDADEEILEMNNGCICCTVRGDLVRIFDSLLEKQDKFDHLVIETTGLADPAPVIQSFFADETMRTKTQLDAVITVVDSKHIWEHWESDEAQEQIAFADVILLNKTDLVSPDVVDELEQRVRGMTAFAKVYRTQDSDIAMDSVLGIKAFDLKQALHIDPDFLDEDAHEHDESVYSVSIVEEGSVDGDKFNRWIYQLLQNRGADIFRMKGILDIDSEDRRFVFQGVHMLLDGRPGRIWKSDELRRNELVFIGRNLSEMELKDGFQACLA; encoded by the coding sequence ATGAGCCTTAATGCTTCACCAATTCCTGTAAGTGTCATTACTGGATATTTAGGGTCGGGAAAGACAACCTTGCTTAATCGTATGCTCACTGAGGAGCATGGCAAAAGAATTGCTGTCATAGTCAATGAATTTGGCGAGGTAGGAATTGATAGTCAGCTAGTCATTGATGCTGACGAAGAAATTTTGGAAATGAATAATGGCTGTATCTGCTGTACTGTCAGAGGTGACTTAGTTCGCATCTTTGATAGCCTTCTAGAAAAACAGGATAAGTTTGACCATTTGGTGATTGAGACGACAGGGTTAGCTGACCCAGCACCCGTCATTCAATCATTTTTCGCAGATGAAACGATGAGGACTAAGACTCAGTTAGATGCAGTCATTACAGTCGTTGACTCAAAGCATATTTGGGAGCACTGGGAAAGTGACGAAGCCCAAGAGCAAATTGCTTTCGCAGATGTGATATTGCTTAACAAGACTGACCTAGTATCTCCAGATGTTGTAGATGAACTGGAGCAAAGAGTTCGCGGAATGACAGCCTTTGCCAAGGTTTATAGAACTCAGGACAGTGATATTGCCATGGACTCCGTTCTTGGCATCAAAGCCTTTGATCTGAAACAGGCTCTGCATATAGATCCAGACTTTCTAGACGAAGATGCTCATGAGCATGATGAGTCAGTTTATTCGGTTTCTATCGTTGAAGAAGGTAGCGTAGACGGCGATAAGTTTAATCGCTGGATTTATCAGCTTTTACAAAATAGAGGGGCGGATATCTTTCGTATGAAAGGCATTCTAGATATTGACTCAGAAGATAGGCGTTTCGTCTTCCAGGGAGTTCACATGCTATTAGATGGTAGACCTGGGCGCATTTGGAAAAGTGATGAGTTGCGTAGGAATGAACTCGTATTCATCGGTCGCAACTTATCAGAGATGGAACTCAAAGATGGCTTTCAGGCTTGCCTTGCATAA
- the nthB gene encoding nitrile hydratase subunit beta, with protein sequence MKLQHYIGGIEGLEPSSFEKKVFVQPWEERIFGIHVAMMGLSNHLEAVESVPTKFSSFWTWGHLRQGAEGMNPFDYFKYRYYEKWLGGISGFFVESGYVTEEELSTKTAAYLANLDAPLPSGGEPAIDEQVIEYLRVGDSPACDVDAQPKFKVGDTVTVRNPPPVDHCKLPGYLRTKKGVVDEVYEGTYNYYFPTGDGVGDPMPIYNVVFDSHDIWEDITEPNTKIYVQIFEGYLEDPE encoded by the coding sequence ATGAAGCTACAGCATTACATCGGTGGAATTGAAGGACTTGAACCTTCTAGCTTTGAGAAGAAAGTCTTCGTTCAACCGTGGGAAGAACGTATCTTTGGCATTCACGTTGCCATGATGGGGCTGAGTAACCATTTAGAGGCTGTTGAGTCCGTTCCAACTAAGTTCAGTAGCTTTTGGACTTGGGGCCATCTCCGCCAAGGTGCAGAGGGAATGAACCCATTTGACTACTTTAAATACCGATACTATGAGAAGTGGTTGGGTGGTATTTCTGGATTCTTTGTTGAATCGGGTTATGTAACAGAGGAAGAGCTAAGTACAAAAACAGCAGCTTACTTAGCCAACTTAGATGCACCACTACCGAGTGGCGGTGAGCCAGCTATTGATGAGCAAGTAATTGAGTACCTGAGGGTCGGAGACTCACCAGCTTGTGATGTGGATGCTCAACCTAAGTTTAAGGTTGGTGATACCGTTACCGTTAGAAATCCGCCCCCTGTTGATCACTGTAAATTACCTGGGTATCTGCGAACCAAGAAAGGCGTTGTTGATGAGGTCTACGAAGGTACCTACAACTATTACTTTCCAACAGGTGATGGAGTAGGTGATCCTATGCCCATCTACAATGTCGTCTTTGATTCCCACGATATTTGGGAAGACATCACTGAGCCTAATACCAAAATCTACGTTCAGATTTTTGAAGGTTATTTGGAAGATCCAGAATAG
- the nthA gene encoding nitrile hydratase subunit alpha, whose translation MTENVDRETYSAARVRALESLLIEKGIITSETVDKVIDFFEKDMGPFNGARIVAKAWVDPAFKERLLADTPSAISEMSFPRGMTGAEGENMAAVANTPDVHNLIVCTMCSCYPWPVLGLPPYWFKDPTFRARAIREPRKVLKEFGLDVSESVEVKVWDTSAQIRWFVLPERPEGTEGWTEEQLAAIVTPESMQGAARVVVPA comes from the coding sequence ATGACTGAGAACGTTGATCGCGAAACCTATAGCGCTGCTCGTGTTAGAGCGCTAGAGTCCCTATTAATCGAAAAAGGAATCATCACTAGCGAAACTGTCGATAAGGTGATTGACTTCTTTGAGAAGGATATGGGGCCATTTAATGGTGCCAGAATTGTTGCTAAAGCTTGGGTTGACCCAGCATTTAAGGAACGTCTACTAGCAGATACTCCTTCAGCAATTTCGGAGATGAGTTTTCCCCGTGGTATGACAGGGGCGGAAGGCGAGAATATGGCCGCTGTTGCCAACACCCCTGACGTCCATAACTTGATTGTTTGCACGATGTGCTCCTGTTACCCTTGGCCAGTGTTGGGCCTGCCGCCTTATTGGTTTAAAGATCCTACCTTTCGAGCAAGGGCCATCCGTGAACCCCGGAAAGTGCTCAAAGAGTTTGGTCTGGATGTCTCTGAGTCTGTTGAAGTTAAGGTCTGGGATACCAGTGCTCAGATTCGATGGTTTGTTCTGCCAGAACGCCCTGAAGGAACGGAAGGGTGGACAGAAGAGCAACTAGCGGCCATTGTCACTCCTGAATCTATGCAAGGGGCAGCCAGGGTAGTAGTGCCAGCTTAA
- a CDS encoding Mu transposase C-terminal domain-containing protein, which translates to MSELSPKLPSDESVDEIQDEVKPDVPDKQSFDLCLLKQESGRRVQKPGFVQIFNQIYQGDCLLDPQINKVRLRYDPNNITHILAYTEEKLDAPSRFLGVLKVRDMQEEKLSLTDLKLKQRLIFEGLRQLSLVRSSRSNC; encoded by the coding sequence ATGAGCGAACTGTCGCCCAAGCTACCATCGGATGAATCTGTTGATGAAATTCAAGACGAAGTCAAACCCGACGTACCTGATAAGCAAAGTTTTGATTTATGCCTTCTGAAGCAAGAATCGGGGAGAAGGGTACAAAAACCTGGCTTTGTGCAAATTTTTAATCAAATTTATCAGGGAGATTGCCTTTTGGATCCCCAAATAAACAAGGTAAGACTTCGCTATGACCCAAACAACATAACCCATATTCTTGCTTATACGGAAGAAAAGCTAGATGCACCTTCCCGATTTTTGGGTGTCCTTAAAGTCAGAGATATGCAGGAGGAGAAGTTGTCTTTGACAGATCTAAAGTTAAAGCAAAGATTAATTTTTGAAGGACTAAGGCAACTAAGCCTTGTCAGAAGTAGCAGGAGTAATTGCTAA
- a CDS encoding FAD-dependent oxidoreductase, which yields MSSGTSPSRAVVIGGSIAGLLAARVLSETFDQVVVVERDQLPPTSAPRRGVPQSVQPHVLFVRGYRILQELFPGIEKDLELAGAVSIDWGKEFHYFHQGGFNATFEGDSNLVSVTCTRPLLETTIRRYVAKLPNVEWLESSRVCGLLGDPDQISGICYRSGRQGDEQQLSAALVVDASGRSTRAPEWLEAIGAPVPVATVVNPFVGYATQRLRIPEAWKADWKVLLIAQEAPDNCRLGYMAQVEGGELIATLGGYSKDYPPLEPDGFLDFAYSLAHPTFYEALKAAEPVSDIKAHRATANRLFHYEKLQVPHGFAAIGDSVCALCPVYGQGMTVSAVSAMELRDWLQQQPRSHQPLETFRFQQRLAKVLEFPWAAATGSDLQFPLTEGIVPSSPMAGLFQGYIERIIQKSKQEGWIHIRFTEVAHMVKPPTAFLEPRLVMKALSRG from the coding sequence ATGAGTAGTGGCACCTCTCCATCACGGGCTGTCGTTATTGGAGGAAGTATCGCTGGGCTCTTAGCTGCTCGGGTACTGTCGGAAACCTTCGACCAGGTGGTTGTCGTTGAGCGGGATCAATTACCACCCACCAGTGCGCCTCGGCGTGGAGTACCCCAGTCAGTTCAGCCTCATGTCCTATTCGTCCGAGGGTACCGTATTCTGCAGGAGCTTTTTCCCGGTATTGAAAAAGACCTAGAACTGGCAGGTGCTGTCTCGATTGATTGGGGCAAAGAATTCCATTACTTCCATCAAGGGGGCTTCAACGCCACTTTTGAGGGGGATTCGAATCTGGTTTCAGTGACGTGTACCCGTCCCCTGCTAGAGACAACTATTCGTCGCTATGTTGCCAAGCTACCCAACGTGGAGTGGCTTGAGAGCAGCCGGGTTTGTGGTCTCCTTGGAGATCCTGATCAAATCAGTGGTATTTGCTACCGCTCTGGCCGCCAGGGGGATGAGCAACAGCTTTCGGCTGCCTTAGTTGTTGATGCCAGCGGACGCAGTACCCGCGCACCCGAGTGGCTTGAAGCTATCGGTGCTCCAGTCCCAGTTGCTACAGTCGTTAATCCATTTGTTGGCTATGCCACGCAACGCCTGCGGATTCCAGAGGCATGGAAAGCAGATTGGAAGGTGCTGCTGATTGCTCAGGAGGCTCCAGACAATTGCCGATTGGGCTACATGGCTCAAGTAGAAGGTGGTGAGCTGATTGCTACTCTGGGCGGTTACAGCAAAGACTATCCACCGTTGGAACCAGATGGCTTTCTTGACTTTGCCTACAGCCTGGCTCATCCAACCTTCTACGAAGCGCTCAAAGCAGCAGAGCCGGTATCCGACATCAAGGCCCATCGGGCAACGGCTAATCGGTTGTTCCACTATGAAAAACTCCAAGTGCCCCATGGCTTTGCGGCCATCGGCGATTCAGTCTGTGCTCTATGTCCCGTCTATGGTCAGGGAATGACCGTTAGTGCCGTATCGGCCATGGAACTGCGGGACTGGCTCCAACAGCAGCCTAGGAGCCACCAGCCTTTAGAGACCTTTCGTTTCCAGCAAAGATTAGCAAAGGTACTGGAATTCCCTTGGGCTGCTGCCACGGGTTCCGACTTACAGTTCCCCTTGACTGAAGGGATCGTGCCGTCTAGTCCAATGGCTGGGCTGTTTCAAGGGTACATAGAAAGAATCATTCAGAAGTCGAAGCAGGAAGGATGGATCCATATTCGGTTTACTGAAGTGGCCCACATGGTGAAGCCACCTACAGCTTTCTTGGAACCGAGGCTGGTCATGAAAGCGCTGAGCCGGGGATAG